The nucleotide window GTGTCCCGGCCTCCCGGTATCACCACCCTGAGCGCCATAGTCCTCGTCCTCAACAGCCTCCTGGCAACGGCGTCACCACCAGCGCGACCTGATCTAATCCAGCACCTGCTCACGATCCTCCTGCACCTATGCACTTTGCACGCGCCGGATGATGGTGTGGCGCCCGCTTCGGAGGCTAAGATGGCACTGGGCCACCTTGCGTCGGTGCGGGTGGCACAGCGCGCGGCCGCCATGGCAACGTTGGCCGAGGACTTGACCGCGAGCTTCCTCAAATGGAGGTTCATGGCTCTGCTGCCGAAGGATGTGCTCGTAGGTGCATGGAGCTGGAGGCCCAAGAGGAGGTTCTTGAGGAATGCTTGCTTGAAGGACTTGGTGCTTTTGTTAGGGCCTTGCATTGGTTTTATGTTCTTTTTGTTTTGCTTGAGCAGAGTCAAGTACAGATGTACTTGCCGGTGGTAAGTATTAGTAATGTCGATCGATAGGTACTAGAAACAGGGGCACTCCTGCTGTTTAAATAGGACTAGTCTTCGGCATGTAGTGTCATCAATGATGTACATGCTGTCGGCGATCGCCTTAATACAGTAAGCAGGCGTGTGCTCATATTCTTCCGTGATGATGATGTGTTGTCGTACACTAGGCATGGACGTAGAACGGACAAGTACGGATTGAGATGTCCACATGCTTAAGGTCTCCCAAGCTCATAATGGTGTACATAATTACTGAGCTGGGTAGCTTCCCCAGTGATTATCGACAGAAATGGTTTGAAAAATAGAAAAGGAGTTGGCTGGTACGGGCGTTACATGTACGCAACAAAAAACATCATATGTTTTTCGACAAAGAGAATATATTAACATTGCGAAGATAACATCATACATTTTTTGAGAAAAAATATATATTAATATCGTGAAGAGGCCCGCCATAGTGATCAACTCCTCTCAGTAGCAGCACACAAACCACTATCAAAGACAACacccaaaaataaaaaaaggTCTTCAAAAGCGACGCCTTTAAGAAGAGAACAGTGTACAAGTGCCATCATCGTTTGATCCAAGATTTTATGTTTTCACCCTGGAGAAAGTCTGACCTCTCAAAACAAAACATCATACATGACAGCTAACATACGTAGACATTTTCTAGGTGTCGATCTTGCATCAAAAGCATGATGCATCATCACGCATTGCATGTGCGTTTACTACGTAGTATTATCATTGTTTACTACGTAGCATTATCATTGTGTGTTGTCGTATGCTGGGTATGGCCGTATGGATACAAGATGGACACGTATGATCCAAGATGTCCACAGGCCTGCTTAGGGTCACGTACTTGAAGCCTGGAGCGCATGATGATCGATGACAACAAACATATAAACACAAAAAATGGTTTTGCAATGAACCGGAGGGAAAGACAAGACGCGCGCACATGGCCGCACATGCAGCGCCAAGGGCAGCGCGAACAGGATGGGGTTGTGTTGACGTGCATGCGAAGCAGCTGATGCATCGTGTAGTCATGTAGGAGTATAGAATATTTTTTTGGCGGGGGCAGGAGTACATGGTAGGTCCGATTTCCTCAAATGTCGCAAAAGTGTAAGTGAAGTTCAGTGTATGTATGTAGTCTTGACCATATTTAATCTACTGATGTGGAGGAAGCTTAGGAACCTggccggcgaggcggcgagccGGTGACCATGGATGAACCATGGTAACTTCGAGTTTCTTGGCATCAAGATTGAAGAGACCTGCCTTAGCAGCAGCTTGACGGCAAGATCTGTACAGACTATAGCTAGGGAGCAATTCTATGCAGAACTACAGGTTGAGCTAGTACTACGTAGTAGGTGAGTAGGTGTGTGCGTGCATTGATTGATGCTAGTTCCTTGAAACAATGGATGCACGTGGATGCATGAGCATTGGAGTGCATGGTGCATGCGGCAGGGCAACAGCTTAACCCATTGCCCGAGGAAAGGCAGGCTGTGCTGCGGGCCGCGAACATCTTCTCATGGCATGGGATCTGTTGATTTGTCCGGaacatcggggttgtgcatgcttgcacatgaTCTGATGATTTCCCTTCTTCAACCAATGCACGTTATCGTTATAGGCGTCTGTCTGGGGAGTGTGTCAACGTGCCTACGTGGATTGAACACTATTTTTTTCTAAAGAAAAGACACTCAAATGTATGTCAGAGCATCTACAACTGGACTGGGCTATTTTATTCTTCTATACATCGACGAACTTCAAACTGTCATTTATCTGTGCGTGCATGTATGGCCTTGAAATTGTCCAGTTGATGTATCTCGTCCACAGGGATGGATCAAGGGACTACCTTCTATTTGGCACAAGGTCTGTTTTAATTGGACAGAAATGCATATGTTTAGTGGTGATGGACATGGAGAATGAAAAGAGAATAAGGACGAGAGTCAGCGATGGGCCGTGTCCGACACGGCGGACTACCCGAACATGTGCAAACACCCGAATATCCTTCCCATATATAGGCTGAGTTTGAGAGTTTGTAGAAAACTCTGCCATATACGCATAAGCGGGGGTCTAGTTGGGtagactccccccccccccccccccctctctctcttgtCCGGACACTGTCCGGGTTGTCCGGAACATATAGGAACAAAGAGGGGAGAAGTAGATTCTCTTAGATCTAATAATTTTGAAGGAAAGCAATAGCCAGTATAACGGAAAGACAATTGGAGGCAAAACAACTTAAAAAATGAAATTACATTAAAAAATATAtactagtcttcttcttctttcgATTGTACGCCGTTTTGCCGAAGATTGAAAAGTGCACTCAACCAACAGGAAGAAAGGACCATATGCAAAGGCACTCGCCATGCCAAGCTTTAAAGACCTCAATAGCCACTTGCCGCTCAAAACGACAAATAGAAATCGTTGAAGAAACATCAGTCGGCTTTGAGATAGCTTACCGCTCATGCTGTGTGGTCAAACAAGAGGACTATAATTGCAGTTGTTCTAGAATTTCTTCTAGCCTGTTCATTCCATGCACCAGAACATTATTCAGCAATGGCGCAGAGGGTAGAGATGTAGTGCAACACCTCACACACACACAGATAAATATTTCCCTAATGCCTCCCAAATCAAATTTTTTTTTAATAGTGTGTTGTGCAATATATGTTACAAATTTCAACAAAACATGACTTCCATGAGTAATACCGAGGGGAATTTCTTCCAGGATTACTACCTCCATGGTGGAAAGCTCACTTGAGATAAATGTCATATATGTACCTCTTTTAGTCTACTGCTCGCTATCTTGGCACTACTAACCATCGTAGATGGGAGCTATTTATATACACACATGCTAATTGGGATCTAGGAAGAAACAAAGTTGATAATAACTCATCGATAAGGTGGGCGATAGTGTGTAGCACTTAAGAGCATCTATAGTGGTTGGTAAGACTATCTTATGTTAAGTCTGTCACATAATGGCTATAAAAATATGATGTACAATGAGTTAACTCTTTCTCTTAGTGTTACTAAGTACCTAATATATGTTGAGGGATATCATTGTTAGACATCATCTCTTAATTATGAGAAATCAAGTATTTTTAATTCTTTCTCATTTCACTCTCCTCCAGCTCCACATTTATCCTCTTGAAACATGATTTGCCCCACTTCATAAATAAAGGGCCGCATCCAAACAACAAGTCAAATGCAGGAAAGAAGATAAAAAGGTCTTCTCGGAGGAGTTATTTCCTGCAACCcgaaaaaagaaaataaaaaaggggATACAAGGGTCGTCGGAGACAACCGATCAACGGTTAAGAGGCGAAGCGAGTTGACGCCTACCACTATAAGATTAATCACTCCGCCTAGCCCATCCATGTCCCACTGCGTAGAGAGTGGGTGCCACTACAAAAGAGGCATCTCCTCCCAAAAGAACAAAGAAAatcatgatatatatatatatatatatatatgtgtgtgtgtgtgtgtgtgtgtgtgtgtgtgtgtgtgtgtgtgtgtgtgtgtgtgtgtgtgttggaattttgtctattttgggcctagcccaatagcggtttcagaaattcctaataaatcctagaggtccacgcagcccattcgtgcaaggcaagaggtggaactaaagtttagtcccacattgctagtttagagggagttggacctctttataaggaaGGCTCTTTCTCCACATGTATGAGGATGAGAATAAGAGagacatccacgcgcgctcctcctccgccgcccgcctcgcctcgcctcgccacgccacgccacgccacgccacgccacgccacgccacgacgcgccacgccacgccacgccacgccacgccacgacGCGGGTTACGGGAATGAGTCGAGCAGATACGCACCAGAACTACTTCTTCCTCTCGCCAGCGCAAtcttccccgacgtcgacaaTACGTGTTCTTGCTCTTTCTGTTAGAGGTCCTGTCGCAGTTCTTTGCTCTAGTGTCTGTCCTACATATGATAGGTTCTACGCCATATATGCAACCTCTTCTACTATCTGCTTTAGACATGTTTGGTTGCAGTTCATATATGCAGATgttatttaccttctctctgtcagatcGCATGACTACTTTTATCCATGTTAtgttagtcatgctttatctaatatttctattaataaaatcatttagtaaattgctcatatttccaacaatccaaaaactttattataggcaatttaccccgAGTGGTTTTGATGCTTCCATGAAACCTCCTATGTTTGAAGGTATCCACTAgaagaggtggcgcgtgagagcagtcttatggtttcaaaccatgagttgctatgacgccactcttggcaaatctgaaggagagcttgatgctcaacaggcacaagTTTTTCAaaaaatggatactctgtttaaggctgctctcttgagtgttcttggtgagaacatagttgatgcttatgcgtcaattgataatggaaaagatatgtgggatgcactcgagaccaagtttggggtctcggatgctggcactgagctgtacatcatggagcaattctatgattacaggatgactgaagagcgctccgtggttgagcaagctcatgagacacagtcatttgctagagaacttgagcactttagttgtatgctaccggacaagtttgttgccgggggtatcatcactaagcttcctccttcctggaggaactttgctaccttactgaagcataagagaagggagttttccgtcccggatctcattggcactcttgatgtggaagaaaaggcgagagcaaaggacacacgtgctcgaggtattgagggaggatttagtgccaatctggtacagaagaagaacttccagccccacaagttcaagaacaagggcaaatttgatggtaaagcaaagtctgatgggaagaacaaggctgtgcaacacacgaacttcaagaagaagaatgacaagaagaaaggtgtttgtcatgtgtgtggggatcttgatcattgggctcctagttgccctaatcgctgtGACAAGTgtcatcctgggaaaggcggcaagaccactaatgttgtcattggagacagtgacatgaaggatgctgggtatggtatatttcccactattctttcagtatgtcattctcctgattggttgattgacacgggtgctaatgtgcatgtattgttggggaacgttgcagaaaataaAATTTTTCTACgcttcaccaagatcaatctatggagtcatctagcaacgagagagaggagtgcatcaacatacccttgtagatcatgagcggaagcgttcaagtgaacggggttgagggagtcgtactcgtcgtgatccaaatcaccgatgaccaagtgctgaacggacggcacctccgcgttcaacacacgtacggttggggaagacgtctcctccttcttgatccagcaagggggagggagaggttgatggagatccagcagcacgacggcgtggtggtggaagtagcgggatcccagcagggcttcgccaagcgcaagcggggaggagatgtgttacggagggagagggaggcgccaagagcaagggtgcggctgccctccctcccctctttatataggggccctgaggggggaggggcgccggccctaggagatccaatctccatggggggcagcggccaagggggtggcttcccccccaagccaagtggggcgcccccccacccctagggtttccaaccctaggcgtaggggaggcccaaggggggcgcaccagcccatcaggggctggttccccttcccacttcagcccctggggccctccgggataggtggccccacccggtggaccctcgggacccttctggtggtcccggtacaataccgatgacccccaaaactttcccgatggccgaaactagacttcctatatataaatctttacctccggaccaatccggaactccttgtgacgtctgagatctcatccgggactccaaacaactttcgggttaccgcatacaaatatctctataaccctagcgtcaccgaaccttaagtgtgtagaccctatgggttcgggagacacacagacatggccgagacgactctccggtcaataaccaacaacgggatctggatacccatgttggctcccacatgctcctcgatgatctcatcggatgaaccacgatatcgaggattcaagtaatcccgtatacaattccctttgtcaatcgatacgttacttgcccgagattcgatcgtcggtatcccaatacctcgttcaatctcgttaccggcaagtcactttactcgtaccgtaatgcatgatcccgtgaccaaacacttgttcacattgagctcattatgatgatgcattactgagtgggcctagagatacctctccgtcatacggagtgacaaatcccagtctcgatccgtgtcaacccaacagatactttcggggatacctgtagtatacctttatagtcacccagttacgttgtgacgtttggtacacccaaagcattcccaCGGCATCCGgaagttacacgatctcatggtctaaggaaatgatacttgacattggaaaagctctagaaaacgaactacacgatcttgtgctatgcttaggattgggtcttgtccatcacatcattctcctaatgatgtgatcccgttatcaatgacatctaatgtccatagtcaggaaaccaggactatctgttgatcaacgagctagtcaactagaggctcacaagggacatgttgtggtctatgtattcacacatgtattacgatttccagataacacaattatagcatgaacaatagaaaattatcatgaataaggaaatataataataatcattttattattgcctctagggcatatttccaacatgtatgcggtgatatttccatgttttcatcttatcagaccgcagggacttcaaccatgctgatgggcaacggttcaagtgcttctattcatggtgttggcacggttgatctgaagtttacttcggggaaggtcgtgcggctgaagaacgtgcattatgtcccctccgtcaataaaaatcttgttagcggatctcttctatgtagagatggctacaagcttgtctttgagtcgaataaatttgtaatatccaagtatggaacctttgttggtaaaggctatgagtcaggaggcctgtttcgtttatccttatcagatgtttgcaataaagttgttaatcatatttgcaacaatagtgaatcaaatgtgtagcattcacgtctttgtcatgttaactttggttgcatgtcgcgactagcgaagCTGAACTTAATATCTAGTTTCACCACTGTCAAaggatctaagtgtcaagtgtgtgtgcaagctaagcaacctcgtaagtctcatgTGACTGCGGAAACGAGAAATCATGCACCACTGGaactcatacattcagatctatgtgaaatgaatggtgttttgACGAAAGATGGAAaaaatatttcatgacgttaattgacgactccactagatactgctgtgtgtatcttctgaaatctaaggatgaggctttgaactttttcaagatctataaagctgaagtggaaaaccaacttgatcgaaaaatcaagaggcttaggtccgaccgtggtggagagcatttttccaatgaatttgatgctttttgtgcggaacatggtataatcaaTGAGAGGACGCATCCCTATTCACCTCAGTAAAATGGtgtagccgaaagaaagaaccatACTCTagctgatttggttaacgccatgttagacacatcgggtctctccaaggcatggtggggggaggtgATATTGACTacatgtcatgtcctaaaccgagttcccataaagaacaaagagataactccattcgaggaatgggagaagaaaagatTAAAGCTCTCTTATCTACGAAcctggggttgtttggcgaaagtcaatgtgccaATTCCAAAGAAGCGCAAGCTTAGACCAAAGAtcgtggattgtgttttcctgggatatgcttttcatagaaTTGGTTATAGATTCTTGGCTGTAAAATTTGAGGTACCTAacatgcatgtcggtacgatcatggagtcaaatgatgcaatgttctttgaagatatctttcccaggAAGGATATGGCCACCTCATTTAAttaggagatgcctagttcaaagaatcaggaaccagttacaattactGAACCTGCCATTTTGATGGAATACTTCGAAAAtcctgtggaggagaacaatgaagttcctactaggagcaagagacagagtcCTACAAAGTCCTTGGTGATGATTTTCTCGTGTATCTCctagatgacactcccagttctatttcagaggcctgtGCATCTGAACATGCTGACTACTAGAAGGAAGCGGTTCGTatcgagatggattccatcttggcgaatgaaacttgggagataactgatcgtccttatgggtgcaagcctataggatgcaaatgggtattcaagaagaagcttaggcctgatggtactatcaaaaagtacaagtctcggctcgtggctaagggttatacccaaaaggaaggtgaagacttctttgatacttactcacctatGGCTCGACTTACCACTATtagagttctactttcactagctgcctcacatggtcttctcgttcatcaaatggatgttaagactgctttcctaaatggagagttggacgaggaaatttatatggaacaaccagatgggtttgtactagatggtcaggaagggaaagtgtgcaagttgctaaagtctttgtatggacttaagcaagcacccaagcagtggcatgagaagtttgaaagaattttaacagctgcaggctttgttgtaaacgaagttgacaaatgtgtgtactatcgccatggtgggggcgagggagttatcctttgcttgtatgttgatgacatactgattttcggaacaaatctgaatgttattaaggaggtcaaggtCCTATCTCGCTgctttgagatgaaggatttaggagtggccgatgtcattctgaacatcaagttgttgagagacgatgatggtgggattacattgcttcaatctcactatgtggaaaagatcttgagtcgctttggctatagtgactgcaagccctctccaacaacatatgatgcgagtgtgttacttcgaaagaatcgaagaattgctagagatcaattgaaatattctcagattattggctcgcttatgtacttagccagtgctacaagacctgacatctcttttgttgttagcaaactgagtcggtttgtctcaaatccaggagatgtgcattggaaagctctagagagagttttgcgttatttgaaaggcactgcgaattatggaattcactacaccgggcacccaaaggtgcttgaagggcatagtgactcaaactggatctcagatgctgatgagataaaggccacgagcggatatgtattcactcatggaggtggtgctgtttcttggaagtcttgcaagcagaccatcttaacgaggtcaacaatggaagcagaactctcACAGaactagatacagctacggtcgaagcaaattggcttcgtcggctcttcaatgacttgccggttgttgagaaacctgtaccgggtatcccgatgaactgcgacaatcaaactgtAATCACGAAAGTaagcagctcaaaggataacatgaagtcatcaagacacgtttAGAGAACgttaaagtctgtcaggaaaatgagaaactccggagttattgcattggattatatccaaacgtctaaaaatctggcagatcgTTTCACTAAGGGTCTATCATgcaatgtgatagataatgcatcgagagagatgggtatgagacccacaatatgagttgttcacagtggtaacctagtctatgtgatcggagatcccgtgaattagatgtggaagacaagctgctggtcaactgagaggagagtatccttactattaacaataccactccatgaagatgcaatactctcctaatctgcatgacaggttgatgtatatcttaatgtgttctaagtggctcatTGAAGCAGAGATGTCGTCCTGCAGAATATCTTTTGAAGAACgcacctatatgagtctgattgttaaacgtcgcaatctatgagagtagggttctctctagtaaactcatgaaaggtctcggagtatgacgcataagttccacccgcggggaagacccacggtagccacgtaacattcaaggctttatgtgaaacTAGATTCCCAGAAAAtttgcagttcaaggcccagtccactgttcaagttgcttactagtgtagcatagagttctaggtggaagttcaacttaacagtctccactgcagtaccagtacataaaacagtgttttggaaccaaaggcaaattttgtgtgcctctgggatttggtgggggattgctggaattttgtctattttgggcctagcTCAATAGTAGTTttagaaattcctaataaatcctagaggcccacgcaTCCCATTCGTGCAAAGCAAGAGGTggaactaaagtttagtcccacattactagtttagagggagttggacctctttataagggatGCTCTTTCGCCACATGTATGAggatgagaacaagagggacatccacgcgcgctcctcctccatcACCCGCCGCGCTGCGGGTTGCGGGgccgagccgatgtctaaatttttgccacgcacgatgggtatacgaaaggtcacgcGGAAGCTGAAACGTTTTGTTGTAGTGGAGATTGAATACGAATGGCGCACCTCTTCGCCTGCTGCCTGTTCATTTCATCTCCCTCATTCCTTGATCTCCCGGCGTagcctctcgcctccttctcttgcgcctataaaagcAAGGTCGCTCCTCTCAGAGATA belongs to Triticum urartu cultivar G1812 chromosome 7, Tu2.1, whole genome shotgun sequence and includes:
- the LOC125524861 gene encoding transcription factor IBH1-like 1, with the protein product MQGPNKSTKSFKQAFLKNLLLGLQLHAPTSTSFGSRAMNLHLRKLAVKSSANVAMAAARCATRTDARWPSAILASEAGATPSSGACKVHRCRRIVSRCWIRSGRAGGDAVARRLLRTRTMALRVVIPGGRDTTVDQATLLREAMDYAVHLRAQVDVLRRLSESVQRSSSISRQGQQ